In Chryseobacterium oranimense, a single window of DNA contains:
- the tnpA gene encoding IS200/IS605 family transposase, which yields MSFIKIYIHLVFSTKNRVPYLNTFDLRIKVWKHIKENASEKGIYLDMINGYSDHCHCLISLGSGQNVEKIVQLLKGESSFWINKNQLTTDKFSWQDEYFAVSVSESKVEAVREYIRNQEKHHQRKSFTEEYQEFLEKNNFK from the coding sequence ATGTCTTTTATTAAAATCTATATTCATCTTGTTTTTTCTACAAAAAACAGGGTTCCATATTTAAATACATTCGACCTGCGGATTAAGGTATGGAAGCATATTAAGGAAAATGCCTCAGAAAAAGGTATATATTTAGATATGATTAATGGTTATTCCGATCATTGTCACTGTCTGATTTCTCTGGGATCCGGTCAGAATGTAGAAAAAATAGTACAACTGCTAAAAGGAGAATCTTCTTTTTGGATTAATAAAAATCAACTTACAACAGATAAGTTTTCATGGCAGGACGAATATTTTGCGGTATCTGTTTCTGAATCGAAGGTGGAAGCTGTGAGAGAATATATTAGAAATCAAGAGAAACATCATCAGAGAAAAAGTTTTACAGAAGAATATCAGGAATTTCTTGAGAAAAATAATTTTAAATAA
- a CDS encoding nuclear transport factor 2 family protein, which translates to MNHQKFAEEWIRAWNSHDLEDILSHYTEDIEITTPMIVMATGGKESTLKGKDAVREYWKKALDKFPDLHFELISSTAGVNSVALFYRSIMDKHAVEVMFFDDDEKINKMYAHYD; encoded by the coding sequence ATGAACCATCAGAAGTTTGCTGAAGAATGGATCCGTGCCTGGAATTCCCATGACCTTGAAGATATCCTGTCCCATTATACGGAGGATATAGAGATTACAACTCCCATGATTGTAATGGCAACAGGCGGGAAAGAAAGTACATTGAAAGGCAAAGATGCCGTCCGGGAGTATTGGAAAAAAGCACTGGACAAATTTCCTGATCTGCATTTCGAACTGATAAGCTCAACAGCAGGTGTAAATTCGGTGGCGTTGTTCTACAGATCTATTATGGATAAGCATGCTGTAGAAGTCATGTTCTTTGATGATGATGAAAAAATTAATAAAATGTACGCCCATTATGATTAA
- a CDS encoding nuclear transport factor 2 family protein has translation MRKILFFLILIFFSQITYSQVKTTDDLYKTAKKLDSLMFDVGFNKCDLSHYKSIVSNDLEFYHDKGGITSGEKAFTASIKNNICGGPNKVRRDLVPNSMKVYPLYNNNVLYAFVQEGEHEFFEFSNGKWVKGSRAKFTILWLLEDKQWKMKRVLSFDHHMD, from the coding sequence ATGAGAAAGATTCTGTTTTTTCTGATTTTGATTTTTTTCAGTCAGATTACCTATTCTCAGGTAAAAACTACCGATGATTTGTATAAAACAGCCAAGAAGCTTGACAGTTTGATGTTTGACGTAGGATTTAATAAATGCGATCTTTCTCATTATAAATCTATAGTCAGTAACGATCTGGAATTTTACCATGATAAAGGAGGGATCACTTCCGGAGAAAAAGCCTTTACCGCTTCCATTAAAAATAATATCTGCGGAGGCCCGAATAAGGTAAGACGGGATCTTGTTCCCAACAGCATGAAAGTGTATCCCTTATACAATAATAATGTGCTGTATGCTTTTGTACAGGAAGGCGAACATGAATTTTTCGAATTTTCCAACGGGAAATGGGTGAAAGGAAGCCGGGCAAAATTTACTATTTTATGGCTGCTGGAGGACAAGCAGTGGAAAATGAAACGTGTCCTGAGTTTCGATCACCATATGGATTAA
- a CDS encoding YncE family protein has protein sequence MKLTKLLHLLFAFTLLLGIVSCSSDNTVEEQEIFYGNGFLIANEGSFGKPEADVTFVSADLSLKQDNIFAFNNGGAKLGDVLQMIAFNGENAYLLLNNSNKIQIANRSNFKANGQITAELNSPRYMAFANNNIYVTNDKYMGDKFVSIYRVSDRSFIKKIAFTDAAERIVEAGNNIFVQNASFGFGNKITYINTSTNEVQSTITLPAGNINKIISNNQNVYAIAADAANSYIYQISSTGSITKTTTLTGIADAKNLEISNGKFYFTSGKKVYGMDMSATTAPSSPLFTVANSVDDYSALYGFSVINDKIFTSDSNGFTQDSKIVVYNTSGTVIKSFTSGIGSNSVYPN, from the coding sequence ATGAAACTGACAAAACTTCTACATCTTCTTTTTGCTTTTACACTTCTTCTGGGCATTGTGTCTTGTAGCAGTGACAATACTGTTGAAGAGCAGGAAATATTCTACGGTAACGGCTTTTTAATTGCCAATGAAGGTTCTTTCGGGAAGCCCGAGGCAGACGTAACATTTGTAAGCGCAGACCTAAGCCTTAAACAGGATAATATTTTTGCATTTAATAACGGTGGTGCAAAGCTAGGTGATGTTCTGCAGATGATTGCTTTCAATGGTGAAAATGCTTATCTGCTGCTGAACAATTCCAATAAGATCCAAATTGCCAACCGTTCCAATTTTAAAGCAAACGGTCAAATTACGGCTGAACTTAATTCTCCCCGTTATATGGCTTTTGCCAACAATAATATTTATGTAACGAATGATAAATATATGGGTGATAAGTTTGTAAGCATTTACAGAGTTTCAGACCGTTCTTTCATCAAAAAAATTGCTTTCACAGATGCTGCCGAGAGAATTGTGGAAGCCGGAAACAATATCTTCGTACAGAATGCTTCTTTCGGTTTCGGAAATAAGATCACTTACATCAATACTTCTACTAACGAGGTTCAGTCGACAATCACTCTTCCTGCCGGAAACATCAACAAAATCATCTCCAACAATCAAAATGTTTACGCAATTGCTGCAGATGCCGCTAATTCTTATATCTACCAGATATCAAGCACAGGAAGCATCACCAAAACAACTACTTTAACGGGAATTGCCGATGCAAAAAATCTTGAAATTTCCAACGGTAAATTCTATTTCACTTCAGGAAAGAAAGTATACGGAATGGATATGAGCGCTACAACAGCTCCTTCATCACCATTATTCACTGTGGCGAACAGTGTTGATGATTATTCTGCTTTATACGGATTCAGCGTGATCAATGATAAAATTTTCACTTCTGATTCCAACGGATTTACCCAGGACAGTAAAATTGTAGTTTACAACACTTCAGGAACTGTTATCAAATCATTTACTTCGGGGATAGGTTCAAACTCTGTTTACCCTAACTAA
- a CDS encoding GNAT family N-acetyltransferase, producing MKNTRKATIEDLEQLAGLFDQYRIFYHKESDIPSAEHFLRERIEHQDSEIFVAENNGQLTGFVQLYPIFSSTRMQRYWLLNDLYVNQNYRGKGYSKELIEEAKNLCRSSNACGVLLETGKSNDVGNQLYPACGFELYDSVNFYEWTNKEN from the coding sequence ATGAAAAATACCAGAAAAGCAACCATTGAAGATTTAGAACAATTAGCAGGATTGTTTGACCAATACAGGATTTTTTATCACAAAGAATCAGATATTCCTTCCGCTGAACACTTCCTCAGAGAAAGAATTGAGCATCAGGATTCTGAAATTTTTGTAGCAGAAAATAATGGGCAACTAACTGGATTTGTTCAGCTATATCCTATATTTTCATCTACAAGGATGCAGCGCTATTGGTTGTTGAACGATCTTTACGTCAACCAAAATTACAGGGGAAAAGGGTATTCCAAAGAGCTGATTGAAGAAGCAAAAAACCTTTGCAGATCATCCAATGCATGCGGAGTACTTCTCGAAACCGGAAAAAGCAATGATGTAGGAAATCAGCTCTATCCCGCATGTGGCTTTGAACTCTATGATTCTGTGAATTTTTATGAATGGACGAACAAAGAGAATTAA
- a CDS encoding CCA tRNA nucleotidyltransferase codes for MKINLTQNKNLKLFKIIAEAAEKNSQSVYIVGGYVRDLLMKRTASTDIDFVTEQSGIELAQTVAQDIDPKLKVSVFKTYGTAMIKYKDLELEFVGARKESYTENSRKPEVEGGTLEDDQKRRDFTINAMAISLNKANFGELVDPFNGVEDLEKGILRTPLEPAQTYSDDPLRMMRAVRFASTLNFVIEEKSLNAIKQEAERIKIVSMERIMVEFNKIMMSKKPSVGLGLMEETGLLKLIIPELIELKGVEEVEGQTHKDNFYHTLEVVDNISENTDNLWLRWSALLHDVGKAPTKKFVEGTGWTFHGHEFLGSKMVKTLFHRLKLPLGSDMKYVQKMVKLSSRPIALITDDASDSALRRLLFDAGEDLEDLFTLCKADITTKNSRKQDRFKKNFEYVAVKIKEVEEKDQIRNFQPPITGEEIMQMFNLKPGKEIGILKEKVKEAILEGEIPNDKEEAEKFVIAEAEKLGLKG; via the coding sequence ATGAAAATTAATCTTACCCAAAATAAAAATTTAAAACTGTTCAAGATCATTGCTGAAGCAGCGGAAAAAAACAGCCAGTCGGTATATATTGTCGGTGGGTATGTCCGCGACCTTCTTATGAAGAGAACAGCATCTACAGATATCGATTTTGTGACAGAGCAAAGCGGGATTGAGCTTGCACAAACCGTAGCGCAGGATATTGATCCTAAATTAAAGGTTTCGGTCTTCAAAACTTACGGTACGGCCATGATCAAATATAAAGACCTTGAGCTGGAATTTGTAGGAGCCAGAAAGGAAAGCTATACCGAGAACAGCCGCAAGCCTGAAGTAGAAGGCGGAACACTGGAAGATGACCAGAAAAGAAGAGATTTCACCATCAATGCAATGGCAATTTCTTTAAATAAAGCCAATTTCGGTGAACTTGTAGACCCTTTCAACGGGGTTGAAGATCTTGAGAAAGGAATTTTAAGAACTCCTTTGGAACCTGCTCAAACCTATTCCGATGACCCTTTGAGGATGATGAGAGCTGTTCGTTTTGCTTCAACACTAAACTTTGTGATTGAAGAGAAATCCCTGAATGCTATTAAACAGGAAGCAGAAAGAATAAAGATTGTTTCTATGGAAAGGATCATGGTGGAGTTCAATAAAATCATGATGTCCAAAAAACCTTCCGTAGGACTGGGATTAATGGAAGAAACAGGACTTTTAAAGCTGATTATTCCCGAACTGATAGAACTGAAAGGAGTAGAAGAGGTAGAAGGGCAGACGCACAAAGATAATTTTTATCACACCCTTGAAGTGGTGGATAATATCTCTGAAAATACAGATAATTTGTGGTTACGCTGGTCAGCACTTTTGCATGATGTAGGTAAAGCACCAACCAAAAAATTCGTTGAGGGAACCGGATGGACTTTCCATGGACATGAATTTTTAGGCTCAAAAATGGTAAAAACTCTTTTCCACAGGCTAAAACTGCCATTGGGAAGTGATATGAAATATGTCCAGAAAATGGTGAAACTTTCATCACGCCCTATTGCCCTGATCACAGATGATGCTTCAGATTCTGCACTGAGAAGACTTCTGTTTGATGCCGGTGAAGATCTGGAAGATCTTTTTACCCTGTGCAAAGCAGATATCACGACCAAAAATTCCAGAAAACAGGACAGGTTCAAAAAGAACTTCGAATATGTAGCTGTGAAGATCAAAGAAGTGGAGGAAAAAGACCAGATCCGCAATTTCCAGCCACCCATTACAGGAGAAGAGATTATGCAGATGTTCAACCTTAAACCCGGAAAAGAAATCGGAATTCTTAAAGAAAAAGTAAAAGAAGCCATTCTGGAAGGTGAGATCCCCAATGACAAGGAAGAAGCTGAAAAATTTGTGATTGCCGAAGCTGAGAAGCTTGGATTGAAAGGATAA
- a CDS encoding cystathionine gamma-synthase, which yields MMNFNTKVIHGGQHHESATGSVNVPVFLTSTFAQKSPGVHSGYEYSRAANPTRQALEDSLASIENGARGLAFGSGLAAIDCVLKLLNPGDEVVAVDDLYGGTYRMFTRLFEKYQLKFTFVNFDDVSKIADVLTDKTKLIWLETPTNPLMKLVDIKAVVEIAKGKDILVAVDNTFATPYIQRPIDLGADIVMHSATKYLGGHSDVIAGALIAKDAELGEKLHFIQFASGGILGPHDSYLVLRGIKTLALRMQRHSDNGLAVAKYLETHPAVDRVIYPGLESHPQYELAKSQMKEPGGMVSFTFKSGKKEDAVKFLEKVKVFTLAESLGGVESLANHPALMTHASIPADKREELGITDDLVRLSVGIEDAEDLIADLERAFS from the coding sequence ATTATGAACTTTAATACAAAAGTAATTCACGGAGGGCAGCACCACGAGTCTGCAACAGGTTCTGTAAATGTTCCTGTATTTTTAACTTCTACATTTGCACAAAAAAGTCCGGGAGTACATTCAGGATACGAATATTCAAGAGCTGCCAACCCTACAAGACAGGCTTTGGAAGACTCCCTTGCAAGCATTGAGAACGGAGCGCGAGGACTTGCTTTCGGTTCTGGACTTGCAGCCATCGACTGTGTTTTGAAATTATTAAACCCGGGTGATGAGGTAGTTGCTGTAGATGATCTTTACGGAGGTACTTACAGAATGTTTACCAGACTTTTTGAAAAATACCAGCTGAAATTTACATTCGTGAATTTCGACGATGTTTCCAAAATTGCTGACGTTCTTACGGATAAAACTAAACTGATCTGGTTAGAAACTCCAACCAACCCATTGATGAAGCTTGTAGATATTAAAGCAGTAGTTGAAATAGCTAAAGGAAAAGATATTCTTGTTGCTGTTGATAATACTTTTGCTACACCATATATCCAGAGACCTATTGATCTTGGAGCAGATATCGTCATGCACTCAGCTACTAAATATCTGGGAGGACATTCTGATGTTATTGCCGGTGCATTAATTGCAAAAGATGCTGAATTAGGAGAAAAACTTCATTTTATCCAGTTTGCAAGCGGTGGTATCTTAGGACCTCACGATTCTTACCTTGTTTTAAGAGGAATCAAAACCTTGGCATTAAGAATGCAGCGCCATTCAGATAACGGACTTGCTGTAGCCAAATATCTTGAAACCCATCCTGCAGTAGACAGAGTAATCTACCCGGGACTGGAATCTCACCCTCAGTATGAACTTGCCAAATCCCAGATGAAAGAACCTGGAGGAATGGTTTCTTTCACCTTTAAATCAGGGAAGAAAGAAGATGCTGTGAAATTCCTTGAAAAGGTTAAGGTATTCACTTTAGCAGAGTCTTTAGGAGGAGTTGAATCTTTAGCCAACCATCCTGCGTTAATGACACATGCTTCCATTCCTGCAGACAAACGTGAGGAATTGGGTATTACGGATGATCTGGTTCGTTTAAGTGTTGGTATTGAAGATGCAGAAGATCTTATTGCGGATCTTGAAAGAGCTTTTTCTTAA
- a CDS encoding TonB-dependent receptor plug domain-containing protein, translating into MDIKRSLLLLCSSFGGFLFGQEKAVDTVYIFDSQMKKAKLFHPVRTITPKDVEKNSTNLSELLRFQSSIYIKENGRGAVSSPSFRGTTAQQTAFVWNGININSSFLGQGDVNNIPLFGYDQIDIKAGGGSVVYGSGAIGGSIHLNNILDFNRGFKASVFSEAASFDTYNNFAQAAFSNEKLSVKVSGSYITSQNDYKVPEFVVGNTGFHNINGRYYNTSVNIGVAYKIADHQTISWQNQMFDASQHYPIFELNGNKTKYKAQTLRSLIAWDIHKSNLSNSLKMAYTEDNFQYFADINQPKASGAEGKNYIFKNDFNYFITPKININAIGEFQVNKGKGYGSGLGTISRNVGSLSGLIRYFATKDLRFEAGIKKDFIEDISSPLLYSFSGKWNAVKWYHTGINFSKNFRYPSFNDLYWQPGGNLDLVPETSINIDMNHEFSFGDFKIALSPYYMDIKNMINWLPTSLGYWAPFNTYRVESYGLESQVTWNKTFGKHALKLDGGYTYSKSINKDTDLQRMYVPMHKAVGNIEYGYSLFKVYAQGMFNGLTYTTSDEKRSAAIDPYFILNAGISASLFKKYTLGFKVNNLTDTYYQTVSLYPMPKRNYSVYATINF; encoded by the coding sequence ATGGATATAAAAAGGTCTTTATTACTGCTTTGTTCGTCTTTTGGCGGCTTTCTTTTCGGACAGGAGAAAGCTGTTGACACTGTTTATATTTTCGACAGCCAGATGAAAAAAGCAAAACTTTTTCATCCGGTCCGTACGATTACTCCCAAAGATGTTGAGAAAAACTCAACCAATCTATCTGAACTTTTACGCTTCCAGTCTTCCATTTACATTAAAGAAAATGGCCGTGGTGCTGTTTCTTCACCATCATTTCGGGGAACAACGGCTCAGCAGACTGCTTTTGTGTGGAACGGAATTAATATCAACTCAAGCTTTTTGGGACAAGGGGATGTGAATAATATTCCATTGTTTGGATATGATCAGATTGATATAAAAGCCGGCGGTGGAAGTGTTGTATATGGAAGCGGGGCTATCGGGGGAAGTATTCATTTAAATAATATTCTGGATTTCAACAGGGGTTTTAAAGCTTCGGTTTTTTCAGAAGCAGCTTCTTTTGATACGTATAATAATTTTGCACAGGCTGCTTTCAGTAATGAAAAATTAAGTGTAAAGGTTTCGGGAAGCTATATAACCAGTCAAAATGATTATAAAGTCCCTGAATTTGTGGTAGGAAATACAGGTTTTCACAATATTAACGGAAGATATTATAATACCTCGGTCAACATTGGCGTAGCTTATAAAATTGCTGACCACCAGACTATTTCATGGCAGAATCAGATGTTTGATGCCTCCCAGCATTATCCTATTTTCGAACTGAACGGCAATAAAACAAAATATAAAGCACAGACTTTAAGAAGCCTGATTGCATGGGACATTCATAAAAGCAATCTTTCCAACAGCCTGAAAATGGCTTACACAGAAGATAATTTCCAGTATTTTGCAGATATTAACCAGCCTAAAGCAAGTGGCGCAGAAGGAAAGAATTATATTTTTAAAAATGATTTCAATTATTTCATCACTCCAAAGATCAACATCAATGCTATTGGGGAATTCCAGGTGAATAAGGGTAAAGGCTATGGATCCGGATTGGGAACTATCAGCAGGAATGTAGGTTCATTATCCGGCCTGATCAGATATTTTGCCACAAAAGATCTCCGTTTTGAAGCGGGAATTAAAAAGGATTTTATAGAAGATATCTCTTCTCCCCTTCTGTATTCTTTTTCAGGGAAATGGAATGCTGTGAAATGGTATCATACCGGGATTAATTTTTCAAAAAACTTCAGATATCCTTCTTTTAATGATCTTTACTGGCAGCCGGGAGGAAATCTGGATCTGGTCCCGGAAACCTCTATAAATATTGATATGAACCATGAATTCAGCTTTGGAGATTTTAAAATCGCTCTAAGCCCTTATTATATGGATATCAAAAACATGATCAACTGGCTTCCGACCTCTTTGGGATACTGGGCCCCATTTAATACGTACAGGGTTGAATCTTACGGTCTGGAATCGCAGGTTACCTGGAATAAAACCTTCGGTAAACATGCTTTGAAGCTGGACGGAGGTTATACGTATTCAAAATCAATTAACAAAGACACTGATTTGCAGAGGATGTATGTTCCGATGCACAAGGCAGTCGGAAATATAGAGTATGGGTATTCTTTATTTAAAGTATATGCTCAGGGAATGTTCAACGGGCTTACGTATACAACATCCGACGAAAAAAGATCTGCAGCCATTGACCCGTATTTTATTCTGAATGCCGGAATTTCTGCATCGCTTTTCAAAAAATACACTTTAGGATTTAAAGTAAATAATTTAACTGATACCTATTACCAGACGGTATCTCTTTACCCGATGCCTAAGAGAAATTACAGTGTTTATGCAACAATTAATTTTTAA
- a CDS encoding DinB family protein encodes MSDFQKYIQRYLDQIPFGNWIEELKKSGEKTIALYSNLTEGQSLFAYAEGKWTLKELLLHLSDSERVFQYRLLVFARGDKAALPGFDEEDYAAHSFANKRSLESLLEEYKTIRKSSQILVESLEPSALKNIGTANGNELAAETVGKLIVGHNYHHLHIIEERYLPGLK; translated from the coding sequence ATGTCAGATTTTCAAAAATACATACAAAGATATCTTGATCAGATTCCTTTTGGAAACTGGATTGAAGAATTAAAAAAATCAGGAGAGAAAACGATTGCTCTGTATTCAAATCTTACTGAAGGGCAGTCCCTTTTTGCTTATGCTGAAGGAAAATGGACCCTGAAAGAGCTTTTGCTGCATTTATCAGATTCTGAAAGAGTATTTCAGTATAGATTATTGGTTTTTGCCAGGGGAGACAAGGCGGCGTTGCCTGGTTTTGATGAGGAAGACTATGCAGCCCATTCTTTTGCGAATAAAAGATCTTTGGAATCTTTACTGGAAGAATATAAAACAATACGGAAATCTTCCCAAATCCTGGTTGAAAGCCTCGAACCATCTGCTCTGAAAAATATAGGAACGGCTAATGGAAATGAATTGGCTGCAGAAACAGTTGGTAAACTGATCGTAGGACACAATTATCATCATTTACATATTATTGAGGAGAGATATTTGCCGGGATTGAAATAA
- a CDS encoding gliding motility protein GldB, giving the protein MKIFRIIALSSILVLALDSCKKEPENQWKVEVKTPAEKVEVTDISKEFYDQNIPLDQFKAKFPWFQGTVSDADFGKRRTDAEEIKIYKEAAGKIDQAKLQKELQDLFSHIKYYFPQFKSPKVYLFSSALQMVQDPIFYDSKGNLLFIDITGFMGDGNANYKGLELYFQKSMNPQNIVPKVSQIFAENIVTESPDHQKFIDKVILNGKIMMLQDAFLPDTPDYLKMNYTKKQYDWAVANEANIWNYFVESNLIFGDDPRLVERFISPGPFSKFYTEIDNESSPQIGIFTGWQICKAYFRQKPETKLVDFLKLDATNIFNEAVYKPKTP; this is encoded by the coding sequence ATGAAGATTTTTAGAATTATTGCGCTTTCTTCCATTTTAGTTCTCGCTTTGGATTCCTGTAAAAAAGAACCGGAAAACCAATGGAAAGTAGAAGTAAAAACTCCTGCTGAAAAAGTTGAGGTAACAGATATTTCCAAAGAATTCTATGATCAGAATATTCCTTTGGATCAGTTTAAAGCTAAGTTTCCCTGGTTTCAGGGAACGGTTTCCGATGCGGATTTTGGCAAAAGAAGAACGGATGCTGAAGAGATTAAGATTTATAAAGAAGCTGCCGGTAAAATAGATCAGGCAAAGCTTCAGAAAGAGCTTCAGGATTTATTCTCTCATATCAAATATTATTTCCCACAATTTAAAAGTCCTAAGGTTTACCTTTTCTCATCAGCATTGCAGATGGTTCAGGATCCTATTTTTTATGATTCGAAAGGGAACCTGCTTTTTATAGATATCACCGGATTTATGGGAGATGGGAATGCCAATTACAAAGGATTGGAACTGTATTTTCAAAAATCAATGAATCCTCAGAATATTGTTCCCAAAGTATCTCAGATCTTTGCTGAGAATATTGTAACAGAATCTCCGGACCATCAGAAATTTATAGATAAAGTTATTCTGAACGGAAAAATCATGATGCTTCAGGATGCCTTTCTTCCCGATACACCCGATTATCTGAAAATGAACTATACCAAAAAACAATATGACTGGGCTGTGGCTAATGAAGCCAATATCTGGAATTATTTTGTGGAAAGCAACCTGATTTTTGGAGATGATCCAAGGCTGGTGGAACGTTTTATTTCTCCCGGTCCCTTCTCAAAATTCTATACGGAAATCGACAATGAGTCTTCACCCCAAATCGGAATTTTTACAGGCTGGCAAATTTGTAAAGCCTATTTCAGGCAAAAACCGGAAACAAAACTGGTTGATTTTTTAAAGCTGGATGCTACCAATATCTTCAATGAAGCAGTATATAAACCTAAAACACCATAA
- a CDS encoding leucine-rich repeat domain-containing protein, with amino-acid sequence MMKIKIFATLSLVISGFSLFCAQKLNFKDQNFEKAVLENFDVNKNGSLEKLEADMVTNLFLVQKGITSADDILLFSNAKMIVLDDNTISNVSVKSLPNLELFSCTGCKIASFKAESLKNLASLYLDNNLLEAISLKETPRIDQLTLSLNQLKTIDITPLKNLRKLNIEHNKIQKLDISGNPGLQTLNVGGNPMKEADIKKGTKTDIAIFGSEQ; translated from the coding sequence ATGATGAAAATTAAAATATTTGCAACCTTAAGCCTTGTTATTTCAGGATTTTCTCTCTTTTGTGCCCAAAAACTTAATTTCAAGGATCAGAATTTTGAAAAAGCGGTTCTCGAAAATTTTGATGTAAACAAAAACGGCTCGCTGGAAAAGCTGGAAGCGGATATGGTGACCAACTTGTTTCTGGTTCAGAAAGGCATTACATCAGCCGACGATATATTGCTTTTCAGCAATGCCAAAATGATTGTGCTTGATGACAATACAATTTCGAATGTTTCTGTTAAAAGTCTGCCCAATCTTGAACTGTTTTCATGTACTGGATGCAAGATTGCTTCATTCAAGGCAGAAAGTCTTAAAAACTTGGCTTCTTTATATCTGGATAATAACCTGCTGGAGGCTATTTCGCTAAAGGAAACTCCGAGAATTGACCAATTAACATTATCTTTAAATCAGTTAAAAACAATTGATATTACTCCACTTAAAAATTTAAGAAAATTAAACATCGAACACAATAAGATCCAGAAACTTGATATTTCCGGAAATCCGGGCCTTCAAACGCTGAATGTAGGTGGAAATCCCATGAAGGAGGCCGATATTAAGAAGGGTACGAAAACTGATATCGCCATTTTCGGATCTGAACAATAA
- the gldC gene encoding gliding motility protein GldC, producing the protein MRKTQITIDVELDENHIPENITWNAQDGGVEKEETKATMISVWDDKTMEALRIDLWTKEMPVDQMKMFIHQILVSLGNTYQRATGEEDVAQWIEEIAEEFAVKSAIKM; encoded by the coding sequence ATGAGAAAAACTCAGATTACAATAGATGTGGAGCTGGATGAGAACCACATCCCTGAAAATATTACATGGAACGCTCAGGATGGAGGTGTGGAAAAGGAAGAAACAAAAGCTACCATGATCTCGGTTTGGGATGACAAAACAATGGAAGCTTTAAGAATCGATCTTTGGACGAAAGAAATGCCTGTGGACCAGATGAAAATGTTCATCCATCAGATCCTGGTATCTTTAGGAAATACTTACCAGAGAGCAACGGGAGAAGAAGATGTTGCCCAGTGGATAGAGGAGATTGCTGAGGAATTTGCGGTGAAATCTGCAATTAAAATGTAA
- a CDS encoding L-threonylcarbamoyladenylate synthase — protein sequence MENIIEILKSGGTILYPTDTIWGIGCDATNIEAVNKIFDIKKREKNKSMIILVESEKRLQDLVDVPEMAWEIIDLSEKPVTIVYENPRGLPKELLAEDGSIGIRLIKTDFCKKLITKLNRPLVSTSANFSGDKSPMKFSDISPEIIKMVDYAVEEDREKVSKYSGSSVIKIWSDNRIKVLRE from the coding sequence ATGGAAAACATTATCGAAATATTAAAATCCGGCGGAACCATCCTTTACCCTACAGATACCATTTGGGGAATAGGCTGCGATGCCACAAATATAGAAGCTGTCAATAAGATTTTCGACATTAAAAAAAGAGAAAAAAACAAGTCCATGATCATTCTTGTGGAATCTGAAAAGAGACTCCAGGATCTTGTGGATGTTCCGGAAATGGCATGGGAGATTATTGACCTTAGCGAAAAGCCGGTAACGATTGTTTATGAAAATCCCCGCGGGCTTCCGAAAGAATTACTTGCTGAGGACGGAAGTATTGGAATCAGGCTTATAAAAACCGATTTCTGTAAAAAACTGATTACTAAGCTGAACAGACCTTTGGTTTCTACTTCGGCTAATTTCAGTGGTGATAAAAGTCCGATGAAGTTCTCCGATATTTCACCCGAAATTATTAAGATGGTGGATTATGCTGTGGAAGAGGACAGGGAAAAAGTTTCAAAATATTCAGGTTCTTCGGTAATAAAAATATGGAGCGACAACAGGATTAAGGTTCTTCGTGAATAA